GTTTTCACACAAAAATCAAAAGCTAAACCTCCAACAAGAACTAAATCAACTTTTTGTTCGCGTAAATACTCAAGTACTCCAGTTGAAAGCTGTTCGACAATATCGTGGTAACAAGCGCCGTACGGATGAATGTCCGGCTCCATACCTTTCCAAATAAAGTAATCATAATCAGTCACAACTGGTAAACCATCTAATAATTCAAAACCTTTTGTACCTGGTTCACAGTGCCTTACCCAAGTACGGTCTGCATTTGGATATTCGAGTTTAGCCAGCATTTCGTCTTTGGAATCAACTACCCATACAGCATTTTGCGGATGCGCATCTTTACTACCAATTCGAATAGAAGCAAGGCTTGCCATAAAATTAAGTTCTGGCACAATTTTGTCTCCGCCCGAAACCGGTAATTCATCGGGACAAAGCGGTGTAAAGCCTTTTTGTGCATCAATATCAAAAGCGGCAATTTTCATTTAATTTTCCTCCAAGTTTTTATACGTTAGTTGTGCAAACTGGCCGAAACGAGTTACTTCTTCCAGCTCTAGCGCGTGCTCTCTATCTTCTTCAAAGAGCGGAATTCCTTTTCCTAAAATAATCGGCGCAATCGTTATCACAAAGCGATCTATCGCCTTCTCTTTTAAAAATTGTTGCACTAATTTCGCGCCACCAACAAGCCAGATTTTTTCACCATCAATGTTATTTAACCAGGTATCAACAGTGCCGGCAACAAAGTCAGCGTATTCGTCTTTTGTCCCAGCTTTCGTGTTGGAAAAAACGTAGACATCTTTTTTACTGTAAGGGAACGTGTCCGTAAGCGAGAAAATTTGTTGATACGTCGTCCGTCCCATGACAACTGTATCTACGTTGTCAAAGAAAGCTTCATAACCTGCATCCCCTTCACTATCAATAGATTCTAACCATTCGACACTTCCGTTTTCATCTGCAATGTAACCGTCCAAGCTAACTGCGATATATAGCGCAACTTGTTTTTCACTCATCATTACTCCAATCCTTTCACTACTAATTTTCCAATCATTTTTCCGGATGAGATAATTTTGTGAGCTTCTTCTATTGTCGCCGCGTTCACGGGTGATAAAACTTGATTTAATGTCGTTGTTAATTCGCCCGCATCTAACATTTGTGCCGCTTCCGTTAAAATCTCATGCTGCTTAATTTTATCTTCTGTATTATATTTCGAGCGAGTAAACATGAATTCATAGCTGAAAGTAGCACTCTTGTCTTTTAAAAGAGTCATTTTCACTGGCTCTGCAAGTTCTACAATAGAGCAAATTTTCCCTTGTGGGCGAATCACTTCTTGCATCACGTCCCAGTGAGCGTTAGTGTTATGCAAACATAAAATAAAATCAACACTCTGCTCAAATCCAAGTTCATTCAGTTGTTTTGGGATATTTTCTCGGTGATTGATAACATAGTTCGCACCGTGCTTCTTGGTCCATTCTATTGTTTCTGCGCGCGATGCAGTGGCAATGACTTCAAGGCCAGCGTTCGCAGCCAACTGAGTCGCAATGGAACCAACACCACCAGCTCCATTAATAATTAAAATCGCTTTTCCTTTGTCATTTTCCGTAATTCCTAAACGTTCAAAGAGTGCTTCCCACGCTGTAATAGTGGTCAGTGGCATCGCAGCAGCTTCCTCTACGGTTAATTTCTGTGGTTTCAAACCAACTAACCGTTCATCAATTAAAGTGAATTCTGCATACGCTCCGGGCCTTGTGACGTCACCAGCGAAATAAACGTCTTGGCCAGTTTTAAATAAAGTAACATCACTCCCAGTATCGACAACCTCTCCAACTGCATCCCAGCCTAAAATTCGAACTTCTTCTCCGGATAGCTTAGTTGCTTCAAGTTGCTTAGTATCTACTGGATTGATGGAAATAGCTTTAATTTTCACTAGTAAATCATGACTTCCTGGTACTGGTTGGTCAATTTCTATATCCACGAAACCCGTTGACGCTTTTGTTAATCCTACAGCTTTCATTTGACAACACCTCTCGTTTCCTTTTCCCGAATTTCTTAAAATAATGCACATTTAGATAAAAAAGCCTTCTCAAATTCACTGAGAAGGCTTTAAAACTTATTTTTCGTCAAGCAGTTCACTATCTTTGAATTTCATTTTCGCATGACAGGCCGGGCATTTGATTTTCAACTTGCCGCCGTGTGAATGAGTATGGTCGCTATCTTCTTTTGTGGAAAGAAGCATTTTGCTAGCTTTTTTTAGTAGTGGGATAGCGATAATAACACCGATGATTGTGAACATTGCTAGAACCCCGATAAATACTAAGGTTACGGCAACTACAGCGATAAAAGTTTTTTTCAAAAAATGACCTAAATCAACTTGTTCTTCCATCTAAACCAACTCCTCTAATTGATACGTTCATCATATCATGAAGTGGCATTAATTGCAGTGATGATGGTGAGCATGATTTCCTTCAAGTTGAATCGTACTGTGTTCCAATGAGAAATTCTCTTGCAAATAATGCTCGATATCTGCCAAAATTTTATCTCGGTCAGCATCTTCACATACGGTCAAATGAGCTGTAAGAGCATTGAAATCCGAAGTAATCGCCCACACATGTAAATCATGCACTTCCTTCACACCATCTTGTTGTTGGAAGAATGTCTTGATTTCTTCTGTATCCACATTCGCCGGTTTTCCTTCCATCAAAATATGAATCGCATCTTTCAGCACACGCCAACCACTAACTAAGATAAGCGCCGCAACGATAACACTGGCGATTGGATCGGCGATATTCCAGCCTAGGAAAATAATTAGTAATGCAGCAATAATCGCGCCTACAGAACCAAGCAAATCTCCAAGTACATGCAAGAAGGCACTACGCATATTCAAATTCTCGCTAGTATCACCTTTCATTAAAATCCAAGCGACTAAAATGTTGACCAGTAACCCAATAACAGAAATGGTCATCATCCCTGCGCCAATTACTTGTGGCGGATCAAAGAAGCGACCAATTGCTTCATAAAATATGAAAACAGAAATCCCAACGAGCGTTAACCCATTTAAAAATGCTGCTAAAATTTCAAATCGTTTATAGCCATATGTTTTATCCGAACTGGCTGCTTTTTCGCCAAATTTGAACGCCGCTAAACTCAAACCAAGCGCCACTGCGTCAGATAGCATATGCCCCGCATCAGAAAGCAGCGCCAAACTATTGGTCATAATTCCACCAATAACTTCCACTATCATAAATGTAGCGATTAAGATAAAACTGATAAATAATGATTTTTTGTTGGCATTATGCGCATGGTTATGATTGTGTCCATGAGCATGATCGTGGTTATGTGCCATGTGATTACTTCCCCTCTGTAAGTAGCTAATTTCTTTATATGCATATGTTAGCATATATACATTTTAAGTGCAACCATTCTTATAAAAAAAGAAGCTGATCCTCAAAAACCAGATCTAAAAATCTCACTTTTGAGGATCAGCTTCCTATTATCTACCCATTCTTTTTCTTATAAAATTTCTTCTTGCATAAACAATCCTAGTCCACCAATATCATGATGCTTTGCGATTTTATCCGCTTTTTCTAAAGCTAGCGGAATGCCATTTTCCATCGCTACGCCAATTTCGGCTAATTCAATCATACCGACATCATTTTCATTATCACCAAAAGCAATTGTTGAATCCAGGTCAATATAGCCGTTATCCGCCAAATAAGTTAGGCCTTTCGCTTTATCAATACCCTCATTCATAATATCAATTAAATTCGAAGCCGATGCAAGTACAGAAAGTGGCAACCCTTCAAGAGCCGCTTTGATTTCTGCTCGTTTTTCTAAGTCCGATTCAATGACAAGTACTTTTAGCGGAAATTCACCTTCGCGAAGCACACTAAAAGGATCTGTTGTTAACGTAATTGGCACCTGTTCGTTTTCTGGTAAAGTTTTATTCAATTCATTAAAAAAGGCGATTTTACCAGTATTGGTTGGTCCAAGAATTCGTTCCGTTGTATAAATATGATAATTCACCCCAAGTGGCTCAAGCGTCTCTAAGATAGTATGTACTAGATCCAGCTCGATATTACTTTTATATAAAATTTCTCCTGTCGTAAAATCGCGTACCAATCCGCCATTACAGGAAATGACTGGTGTTTTAATTTTCAGTTCGTGAATAAATGGTAAAATTGCTAAATCCAAACGACCTGTCGCTAGGAATAATTTTTTACCGCCAGCTTGCCAATCCATTAATACTTCTTTGTTTAAAGGATGAATTTGATCTCCTTTTTTTACAAGTAATGTACCGTCCATATCTGTAATAACTGTGTCAATTGCTAGATTTGCCAATAGTTTTCGCACCTTTCTAAAATTCCGTCATTATGTACCTCGATTATAGACGAGTTTTACATGATTGTCACGTCGATTTTTGGTATAATAAGTTGGAATGGAGGAAGATACTTAGTGAAGAAATATTTTATTACTATCATGATTTTACTTTTTGGCGCGCTTATTCTTTCTGCATGCCAAAATGATGAGGCCGAGAGCAGCGAGCCTCCTAAAGTAGATTTAAAAGACCAAATACCAATTATTCTAATTCATGGCAGCGGCGGCGATACGCATTCTCTTGATGAAATGGCTGATCAGCTGATGAATGAATATAAAACCTCTAACGAAGCGATGGCGATGTCTATTAACTCAGACGGCGACATTACTTTCCAAGGAGAATTAACCAAAGATGCCAAACGTCCCATTATAAAATTTGCGTTCGACCAAAACCAAGCAACTCCAGATGATTGGTCTAAATGGTTGAAAATTGCTATGACTGACTTGAAATCCCGCTATGGTTTCACACAAATGGATGGTGTCGGTCATTCCAACGGCGGATTGGCTTTGACTTATTTTGCTGAAGATTACCCTTCTGACAAAGAGGTGCCAACATTGCGTAAATTAGTAGCAATCGGCTCACCTTTTAATGATTTAGATCCAAACGATAACGGAAAAGACCTCGCTTTCAAAACATTACCAAATAGTACACCACAATTAGATTATTTCATGGAAAAACAAACGGATATAAACCCTAATTTAGAAGTACTCGCTATCGCAGGTGAATTAAGTGAAGATAATCCAACCGACGGAATCGTACCAACAAACAGTTCTCTAGCAACGAGACTTTTTGTCGCAGGGAACGCAAAAGCCTATATAGAAGATGTTCAGGTTGGCGAGAGCGCTGTCCATCAAACATTACACGAAACACCTAAAAGCATTGAAAAAACGCATTGGTTTTTAGAAGAATTCAAAACGGATGAAACAGTTATCCAGTTAGATTACAAATAGGAGGAATAGCAGTTGATACACATAGAGGCGAAAATCCAAGTGAAACCAGATTTTATAGAATCATTTTTAAAAGAAGTGGAGCTAGTCATCCAAGGTTCGCTTTCAGAAGCCGGAAACCATGGCTATGAATTAGTTCGTTCTGTGAAAACCCCATCTACCTTCTATCTCTTAGAAAAATGGGCAGATGAAGCTGCTATTCAATTCCATAATTCAACAGAGCATTATAAACGTTTTAAACGGGAAATTCCTGCATTTTTAGCAAGCCCGACCGAAGTGGATGTGCTCACTAAAAACAAAAAATGATTTTACAAAAAAAGATGGCTCTCTATTTTCATAGAGGCCATCTTTTTTTATTTGCTATACGATTTTTTGAAAATACGTAAGGATACACCTACAAGTAATAGCCCTGCTAACAAGTAAAGCATATTTTGGCTGTCACCTGTTGCCGGGTGTTTGCCTGTTTGGCTCTTCTTGTTTTGATCTTTAGCTTTATTATTTGTATTTGCTGGTGGATCCGATAAACCGCCATTATTATTTTCGGTTACAGTAGTACCGCCACCTGTTTGCGGGTCATTATTTACAATCTTGCTAAATTGCGCATATAAAGTGATCCCTGCTGCCGGCATTTTGTTTGTTGCGAAGTTCCATTTGTTTCCGCCTGTTTTCGCATCATACCAACCGTCGAAAGTATAACCATCTTTTGTTGGTGCTGCTGGTTCAGTGATGAAACCTTCCACCACAATAGCTTCTGTTGTTTGAACATCGTCTATATCAAAAACAACATTAGCTAAAATAGGCGTAGGTTTTGGAGTAATACGAACCGTTACTTGAACTGGTTTTGCATCTACGTCATCTGAATTAACAGATTTCAGTGTTACTGTATAATCACCAGCTTCATTCAATTTTACAACTGTTCCGAAATCACTTGTAATAACAGAACCATCATTCGTTGAAGCTTGAATATTTTTCAGAAAATCAGCTTCTGTCACTTCAGCAAATACCATATAGCTTATTTCCGGATTAGCTGTAATAACTGGGGCAAGCGCCTTATTAATGTGAACTTTTACTTTCACTGGTTCCGCTTCAAAGCCTGCACTGTTTTTCGCATTTAATGTTACTTCATAAGTTCCACCTTTGGTAAAATCAACAACTGTATCGTAATCAGATGTTATAGTGGCTCCTTCTGTTACACTTGCTGCAACATTTGACAAAAATACCTGTTCAGATATGTTTGCATTTTTATCATAATAGATTTCATCTCTTGCTGTTATCACTGGTAAATCAACTTTTTTCAAAGGAACAGTTACTTTACCAGAGAAAGTTCCATCAATAGGAGATTGACTCACAGACTCACTAAATCCGTAATCTACTGTATTTACGTCTTTTAAATTTGCAGCAGTCCACGTAATTTGATTGTCTTTATAAGTACCCTTATCTGAAATAGAGTTCGCTGTCGCTACTTGTCCAAAGTTTTTGATACTATTATCAAGAACTAAATTTGACGCAACAGTTTGTTCAGGAAGTGTAATTGTTTGATCTGATGCATTGATATAGGTCAATTTTGGAAGTTTTGTTTTCAACTCTTCCGGCAATACACTAACATGGTTATTAGTTATTGCAATATTTGCTACTTCTGGAAATGATTTTAAACTATCTAATTCAGTTATTTCATTTTTACTTGCATAGATTCTTGTAATAAGTGGTAAATCTTCTAATCCTGCTAAAGTTTTTACTTTATTATCATAGATAGTTATGTTGATTGCTAGCGGAAGATTTTTTACTGTTACTTCTGTCATAGAACATTCACTTAAAGCGAGAGCCCCTGCCATTGCTGGTAAATTTTCTAAAGTCATTTTCGTTAATGTGCGTGTTTTTGAGAAATCAATTGTATCTCCAGAGGCATCACTTACACCGCCAGCAACTTTTAAGTCTGGAAGATTCTTTAAAACAACTTCAGTTAATTCTGCGCTATCTTGCGTGTCGCAAAAGACTTTAACTAATTTAGGTTGATCTTGAATATCGATTGTAGTTAAATCGTTACCTCTTAAATTGATACTAGTTACGTTTGGTAAAGTGATATCACCTTTCAAACTAACCGTAGTAATTTTGTTGTCGCTTAAATTGATGCTAGTTACATTACGTAACAAATCAATCCCTGCTAAGTTAGCGATTTCTTTTGAATTAGCTGTTAGTGTCACAACTTTATCCAAATCATCTTGTGTCGCTACTTGTGTAATATCATCCGAGCCAGTCGCTGCTTGTGCGACAACTTTCGCTAAATTAGCATCAGGAAATGCACTTGCATAAGTACTACCTGCTTGAAGAGTTGCTTTAAGTGGCTTAGTATCTGCAGCAAAAGTTGCTAATGGATATGCACTAAATGATTGGAAAAGAATCATTCCTGCTACAATAATTAAACTTAATTTTCTTTTCACGATTTTCCTCCCTCTATTCATGTTGTTAAACTAAGTAATAAGTGAAAGTTAAAATAAAAAAACATGCCTATTTAATTCATTTAAAGGCATATCTCACGAACTCCCTATAGTATTATATATGTAAAAACTTTTCGATTTTTACTAAAAACAGACTTAAAAACAGTTCTTTTCTACTAAGTGCGTCTTTTTTGTGAACGAAATATTTTTACTTTTCTAATAATCATTCTTTTTTAACAAGAATTACAATCGTCCCAAGCGCACGAAAACAGTTGGGCTACAAGGTTTTTGTTAAACCGAGCTGATTTTCGTTACTTTTTTCAGCAATTCCCAATAGATACTAATTTAACTAGTAAAAGAGGAAAAAAAGCCGCATATGAACATCGTGCTTCATACGCGGCTTCCAATTTTTATTTATGAGACATTTTTTTGATATAGCCAAACGTTCCAGCGATTAGTAATAATCCTATTAATAGATAAAGGATATTTTCTTGGTCGCCTGTTTTTGGTAATTTTTTACTTTGTTTTGTTATCTTAACAGGGTCATTAGCTGGTTTTACCGCAGCAGTAATGTTTGTTTTTTCTGTTGCCGGTAAGATATTATCGATTGGATCGTCTTGATGTGCTGGATCTGATGGATCTGATGGATCTGATGGATCTGATGGATCTGATGGTTGAATCGGATTTACCGGGTCTACTGGATCTACCGGAGCTACTGGGTTTTTGGTAAAGCGCGCATATAAAGCTAAATCATTTGCTGGCATTTTGTTTGTAGCAAAATCCCATTTATTCCCGCCTGTTTCGGCATCATACCAACCATCAAATGTATAACCAGCTTTTATCGGTGCTGTCGGTTCTTGTAGTAATCCTAGGTAATCAACTGTTTGTGTTGTTACTGCTTCACCATTAAGTGTGACAGTATATGATTTAACGGTAAAGCGGGCATATAGCGTAACGTCTTTTGCTGGCATTTTATTTGCTGCAAAATCCCATTTACTACCACCTGTTTCCGCATCATACCAGCCATCAAATGTATGGCCTTCTTTTGTTGGTGCTGTTGGCTCCTCGATTAGGGCATCGTAGTCAACCGCTTGTGTCGTTGTGGTATCTTCCACATTAAACGTTGCTGTATAGGCTTTTAAACTGAAGCGAGCATATAATGTCATGTTTTTCGCTGGCATTTTATTGGTCGCAAAATTCCATTTGGTTCCGCCTGTTTCGGCATCATACCAGCCATCAAATGTGTAGCCATCTTTTGTTGGTGCTGTTGGTTCTGTCAGAAGACTGTCGTAATCAACGGCTTGTGTCGTTGTTGTTCCTTCTTTATCAAATGTTGCTGTATAAGCATTTGTACTAAAACGGGCATATAATGTGACGTTTTTCGCTGGCATTTTATTCGCTGCGAAATCCCATTTGTTTCCACCTGTTTCGGCATCATACCAACCAGTAAATGTATAACCGTCTTTTGTCGGTGCTGTCGGTTCTTGGATAAGGCTATCGTAATTGACTGTTTGTGTCGTTGTCGTTCCGTCTTTGTCAAATGTTGCTGTATATGATTTGACTGTGAAACGAGCGTACAATGTGACGTTCTTGGCAGGCATTTTGTTCGTTGCAAAATTCCATTTGGTTCCACCTGTCTCCGCATCGTACCAACCATCAAATGTGTAACCGTCTTTTGTCGGTGCTGCCGGTTCTGTCAGAAGACTATCATAATTAGCTGTTTGTGTCGTTGTTGTTCCTTCTTTGTCAAATGTTGCTGTATACGATTTAACGCTATAACGAGCATATAATGTGATGTTGTTCGCTGGCATTTTGTTCGTCGCGAAATTCCATTTGGTTCCGCCAGTTTGTGCGTCGTACCAACCGTCAAACGTGTAACCATCTTTTGTTGGTTCGGTTGGTTCTGTCAGTGCTTCTTGATAATCGACCGTTTGCGTTGTCGTTGTTCCATCGTTATTAAAAGTCGCAGTGTAATTATTCATCGTAAAACGGGCATATAAAGTTACTGGATTTGCAGGCATCTTATCTTGAGCAAAATCCCACTTTTTACCGCCTGTTTCTGCGTCATACCAACCATCAAATGTATAACCAGCTTTCGTTGGTGTTGTTGGTTCTTCTGCAAGACCATCATAGTCCACTGTTTCTGTCGTTGTTACTCCGCCATTATCAAAGGTCATAGGATATGTTTTAGATGCAAATCGAGCATATAGTGTGATGTTTTTCCCCGGCATTAAATCGTTAGCAAAATCCCATTTTTTGCCGCCTGTTTCGGCATCATACCAACCAATAAATGTATAACCATCTTTTACTGGTTTTGTAGGTTCATTAATTTTATTTTGATAAACAACTGGTTGTGTAGCTGTTCGTTCTTCTGAGATTAATGTAGCTGTGTAGGTTTTAATTGTGAAATATCCGTATAGATGCAAATCGTGTCCTGGCATTGGTAACCCAGTTGGGGTCCAGCGAACTCCTTGCCCATTCGGTTGATCATACCACCCCCAAAAGGCATAACCTTCTACAACTGGTATCGCCGGATTTGTTTTGATCAGCTCACCTGCTTCAAGCTCTTCTGTAATAGTCAAATTCCCCTGAACATCTAAAATGACTTTGTATTTCGTCGCCGTCTCTGCTGCATTTGCATTGTTTCCATTATTTTCTGAAGCCCATATAGCAAATGGGTCTGCGCTTAATTGTAAAAGGATTATTCCTACTGCAATTAGTAAACTAATTTTTCTTTTCATATTGTCCTCCTCATCTAGGTTGCAAAATTAGATATATAATTAATTTTATTTCATTGTTCATAATAAAAAAGCACCTGTATTTTCGTTAAAGGCGTCCAATTATTTATTCACTTTAAGATTATATCTTGAGGGACACTACTAAAGAATACTAAAAACAGACTTCTGCGCATGTTTTTTGTGACAGTTCAGTGACGAAATGAGCCATTTTTAAGCAAATAGTGCAAAACCCGTTGTTTTTGTGTACTATTTCAAGACTTTTTCTATCACTCGTACATTTCACGGCCTGTTTCTATGCTAGTATTTCAATAAATAACTAAAAAAATTTGGCCCCCCGCAAAGAGGACCAAATTTTTATTCTGCTTTTAAATAGCCATCTTCAATTCGAATCACACGGTCGACTAAATCTAACACTCGTTCGTCATGTGTAACCATGATGGCAGCTTTATTTTTCCGTTTTACTTCATCTGCAATCATTTGAACTACTTTATGTCCGCGGTTGGCATCTAAACTAGCTGTGGGTTCATCGGCTAGAATAATATCTGGATCATTCATGAGTGCTCTAGCAATGGCAACGCGTTGTTTTTCGCCACCTGACAAACTCTCCGGATAATTGTTTTGGCGCGCGGTTAAGCCTAATTCTTGAAGCAATTTATCTGCTCTTTCTTTCGCAGCGCTACCTTTTTCACCGGATAATTCCGCAATGACGAGTAGTTGGTCACGAACACTTAGGTAAGGAATTAAGTTGGCACCTTGGAAAATAAAGCCAACTTTGTCGAGTCGCACCTTCGTTAATGCTTTTTCAGACATGTTATTTAATGTCGTTCCACCAATGGCAATTTCGCCTTCTGTTGGAGATAATAAAGCGCCTGCGATTGATAAAAATGTACTTTTCCCAGCGCCAGAAGGTCCGACGATTGCAACGAATTCTCCTTGTGCTACTTCTAAAGAAACATTTTTCAATACTTCGATGACTTGCTCGCCATCTTGATAATTTTTAGAAATATTTTTCATTATTAAAGTCATTAGTTTGCCCTCCCAATTGCTTCTAACGCGTCTACTTTTGCTACACGATAGAGTGATAACATCGATCCGATGACTGCGACAACAAGGAATAAAGCAGAACAGCCGATTGCAAGTACCGGGCTGAGTGTAAATGGCATACTCGCTGGTAAAATTGCTGCGAGACCAAATGTTAAACCATTACCAATTAACAAACTGACAACTGATAGGAAAACAACTTGGGTAACGATACTCCGACCTAAATAGGCTGTTCGTGCACCAACTGCTTTTAAAATCCCAAATTGATTGATTTTTTGAATCGTAATGACGTAAAAGAAAGCAGCTAGAACAAATGCGGCGATGACGAATAAAAAGGCAATCATCATCAGTAGTGATCCTTGTTCTTCTGAGTAGCCAGGGATACCTTGAAGCACTTCTTTACTAGATGAAAGTTTCATAGAACCGAGTGATAGGTTTTTAGCTGTGCTTTCAGAAACATCTAGCGCTACGGCGTTATATTCTCCTTCTGCTGCTTGGTTCGTTTGATGCACTAACTTCCAAGCATCCCAGCCGACGAATATAACCGGTGAATGGCTAAATGTGTTATTTTTGGTGAAGGCGGTAATCGTGAACTCTTCTCCTGTTGCGCTATCTTTGAGTTTGCTTCCTAATTTATAACCAGACTCTTTTAAAGAAATATCGGCTACTACTTCTGTTGTTTTCTGTGGCTCTGTTCCTTCTGAGATGGCCGGTTTCATAAATCCTGTTTTATCTATACCGAAATAAGTAATGTCCGTTTTTTTATCTTTGTCGGGTGGTGTGATCGTGCCCATTTGCACGCCCAGGTTGGTGCTTTCTGATTTTTTCACTTGCTTCGCTACGCTTTCTGTTTCGGATGCAGTTAAATTGGACCTCGTTAAGCGATTATCTGAGTCTTTTTGTAATACATAATAAGTCGCTTTATTGGATGAAATGGCTGCCCCATTATCATTTGCAAGTCCATTCGCAAGTCCCGTTACAAACAAAACGAGCCATGCAATTAATACCATGATTAATCCGATTAAAATATAGCGTAATTTTGAGTGTTTTAATTCTCTTAATGCCAAAAACATTCCGTTCAACTCCTTCTAAGATCTTACCCTTAGTTTAAAGAAGTTTTGTAAACGGAATGTGAATCGGATTTTACAAATTTAGTTTTTTGGTAGTTTAACTGTGAATGTCGTGCCTTTTTCGGGGCTACTTTGCACGGTTATTTCGCCGTGATGGAGTGTAATGATTTTCTGGCAAATGGATAATCCTAGGCCACTCGAGCCTTCTTCCCGGGTGCGGCTCTGGTTGGCTTTATAAAACCGTTCAAAAATCTTGGCCATATCCGACTTACTTATGCCGACTCCGCTATCTTGGACTTCAACAAAAACATTTGTCCCTTCTTCGTATAGGTGAATTTGAATATTCCCGCCCTGTGGTGTGAATTTAATCGCATTAGTTAACAAATTGGACCATACTTGGTAAAGCAATTCGGCATCGCCAGTATAGTTTACATCTGCTAAATCTAAGTTTATCGTTAGTTCTTTCTCGCGCCAGCTCCACTCGGTCATTTGGATCAATTGGCGCCACTGCTTGGCTAAGTGAACTGGTTCTTTTTTCCGTAGCTCTGATTCTTGATCAAGTGAAGCGAGTGTGAGTAGTTGTTTGGTTAAGGAAGATAGACGTGTTGTCTCCTCTGATAACACGGTTAAATATTCGGCTTGTTCTTTTTCGGTTAGTGTTCCAGAACCTAAAAGTCTCGCAAAGCCTTGCATGGATGTGAGCGGAGACTGTAGTTCATGAGAAACATTGGCGACAAATTCTTGGCGTGCAGCTTCAGATTTTTCGAGTTCACTGGCCATTTTAGCAAACGAGTCTGCTAGCTGACCAATCTCATCTTTACGCCGGACTTCGAGTGCCACATCGTAATTACCTTTACGGATTTTTTTCGTTGCATTCGTCAGCTTCACGACCGGATTAACAATATATCTGCCACTAATCAGGACAAATAGGATACTAATGATGGATGTGAAAATAAGTATCATCGCGAAAAATATTCGAAGTTCCCCAAATTGTTGTTCCGGGTCTTGACGTATGAATAGCGCTAGTTGTTTACCATCAGCTTGCACCGGGACACCAATGGTATTTCGCACATCATTATCAAAAAAGCCTGTGATGAAAATACCTGTATCGAACGAGTCAATTCCATGATATGTCTCTCCGTCTAGTACTTGTTTAATTGTCTTATCTGGTAAATCTTTTTTCCGAAAAGCACCACCAAAATAAGTGGATTTTTCCGCGCCATCTGTCAAATATAATTCGTATCCCAGTTCGCCCACATTTTCCAAGTACTCATTTAAAGAAATCGTAGCATTTGACTCGTAAAATTGTTGGACTTCC
The sequence above is drawn from the Listeria monocytogenes genome and encodes:
- a CDS encoding putative quinol monooxygenase, producing MIHIEAKIQVKPDFIESFLKEVELVIQGSLSEAGNHGYELVRSVKTPSTFYLLEKWADEAAIQFHNSTEHYKRFKREIPAFLASPTEVDVLTKNKK
- a CDS encoding nicotinamidase, which translates into the protein MKIAAFDIDAQKGFTPLCPDELPVSGGDKIVPELNFMASLASIRIGSKDAHPQNAVWVVDSKDEMLAKLEYPNADRTWVRHCEPGTKGFELLDGLPVVTDYDYFIWKGMEPDIHPYGACYHDIVEQLSTGVLEYLREQKVDLVLVGGLAFDFCVKTTVIQLSRAGFSVLVYLPATRALSEQGFDETKEQLANTEKVQLIETREELVAYCQ
- a CDS encoding cation diffusion facilitator family transporter encodes the protein MAHNHDHAHGHNHNHAHNANKKSLFISFILIATFMIVEVIGGIMTNSLALLSDAGHMLSDAVALGLSLAAFKFGEKAASSDKTYGYKRFEILAAFLNGLTLVGISVFIFYEAIGRFFDPPQVIGAGMMTISVIGLLVNILVAWILMKGDTSENLNMRSAFLHVLGDLLGSVGAIIAALLIIFLGWNIADPIASVIVAALILVSGWRVLKDAIHILMEGKPANVDTEEIKTFFQQQDGVKEVHDLHVWAITSDFNALTAHLTVCEDADRDKILADIEHYLQENFSLEHSTIQLEGNHAHHHHCN
- a CDS encoding dihydrofolate reductase family protein; this translates as MSEKQVALYIAVSLDGYIADENGSVEWLESIDSEGDAGYEAFFDNVDTVVMGRTTYQQIFSLTDTFPYSKKDVYVFSNTKAGTKDEYADFVAGTVDTWLNNIDGEKIWLVGGAKLVQQFLKEKAIDRFVITIAPIILGKGIPLFEEDREHALELEEVTRFGQFAQLTYKNLEEN
- a CDS encoding zinc-binding alcohol dehydrogenase family protein, with the protein product MKAVGLTKASTGFVDIEIDQPVPGSHDLLVKIKAISINPVDTKQLEATKLSGEEVRILGWDAVGEVVDTGSDVTLFKTGQDVYFAGDVTRPGAYAEFTLIDERLVGLKPQKLTVEEAAAMPLTTITAWEALFERLGITENDKGKAILIINGAGGVGSIATQLAANAGLEVIATASRAETIEWTKKHGANYVINHRENIPKQLNELGFEQSVDFILCLHNTNAHWDVMQEVIRPQGKICSIVELAEPVKMTLLKDKSATFSYEFMFTRSKYNTEDKIKQHEILTEAAQMLDAGELTTTLNQVLSPVNAATIEEAHKIISSGKMIGKLVVKGLE
- a CDS encoding Cof-type HAD-IIB family hydrolase, with protein sequence MANLAIDTVITDMDGTLLVKKGDQIHPLNKEVLMDWQAGGKKLFLATGRLDLAILPFIHELKIKTPVISCNGGLVRDFTTGEILYKSNIELDLVHTILETLEPLGVNYHIYTTERILGPTNTGKIAFFNELNKTLPENEQVPITLTTDPFSVLREGEFPLKVLVIESDLEKRAEIKAALEGLPLSVLASASNLIDIMNEGIDKAKGLTYLADNGYIDLDSTIAFGDNENDVGMIELAEIGVAMENGIPLALEKADKIAKHHDIGGLGLFMQEEIL
- a CDS encoding alpha/beta hydrolase — its product is MKKYFITIMILLFGALILSACQNDEAESSEPPKVDLKDQIPIILIHGSGGDTHSLDEMADQLMNEYKTSNEAMAMSINSDGDITFQGELTKDAKRPIIKFAFDQNQATPDDWSKWLKIAMTDLKSRYGFTQMDGVGHSNGGLALTYFAEDYPSDKEVPTLRKLVAIGSPFNDLDPNDNGKDLAFKTLPNSTPQLDYFMEKQTDINPNLEVLAIAGELSEDNPTDGIVPTNSSLATRLFVAGNAKAYIEDVQVGESAVHQTLHETPKSIEKTHWFLEEFKTDETVIQLDYK